In one Umezawaea sp. Da 62-37 genomic region, the following are encoded:
- a CDS encoding TetR/AcrR family transcriptional regulator: MSTREELVQAALRLANKSGYGALSVRGVAREAGVGATTLRHYFPSQVDLHHAVTTELVTSVLNDLAIEDDTEDPAVRLYDCLEQFLPLPAQESSLRGGWFDLYCTALAPDAAPALKNVLRGAHEASTVAVHRWLSVLSAQGHVAEQDIDDHAAYVLAMINGLHLCAVIEPDRFDLPRERRLLRWYVHQLLAR; the protein is encoded by the coding sequence ATGTCGACGCGGGAAGAGCTGGTCCAAGCCGCACTCCGCCTGGCGAACAAGAGCGGCTACGGCGCACTGAGCGTTCGCGGAGTCGCCCGCGAGGCCGGTGTCGGCGCGACCACGCTGCGGCACTACTTCCCTTCGCAGGTCGACCTCCACCACGCGGTGACGACCGAACTGGTCACCTCGGTGCTCAACGACCTGGCGATCGAGGACGACACCGAAGACCCGGCGGTGCGCCTCTACGACTGCCTCGAGCAGTTCCTTCCGCTCCCCGCCCAGGAGTCGTCGTTGCGGGGCGGCTGGTTCGACCTCTACTGCACCGCGTTGGCACCGGATGCCGCTCCGGCGCTCAAGAACGTCCTGCGCGGTGCGCACGAGGCATCAACGGTCGCCGTACACCGGTGGCTGTCGGTCCTGTCCGCGCAGGGACACGTGGCCGAGCAGGACATTGATGACCACGCTGCCTACGTGCTGGCGATGATCAACGGTTTGCACCTGTGCGCGGTCATCGAACCGGACCGGTTCGACCTGCCGCGCGAGCGACGCCTGCTGCGGTGGTACGTGCATCAGCTTCTCGCCAGGTGA
- a CDS encoding type II CAAX endopeptidase family protein, translating into MAEPLMTSPTARLIRPGWPEVLAAGVTYALIYLVAPPLVDRFASGSTTVSGLAYAALSGAMGLLAFAAAFVIRIRAWPAFGIRGPAVRWWFIAGGLGLGAVVLAQVASTAVIALLGDRVTDVQEEYRDAASAGPIALILQLLFLAVLTPVGEEFAFRGVLTNALSRYGAWTAAVLSTLVFAAVHGLNMSLVPAVIVGSINAFLFLRTKSVWPGVLVHVINNGLSTVLVVLVS; encoded by the coding sequence ATGGCAGAGCCGCTGATGACGTCGCCGACGGCGCGTCTCATCCGCCCTGGGTGGCCGGAGGTGCTGGCAGCCGGTGTCACCTACGCGCTGATCTACCTGGTCGCGCCGCCTTTGGTCGACCGGTTCGCGAGCGGTTCCACAACGGTGTCGGGGCTGGCCTACGCCGCTCTGTCCGGCGCGATGGGCCTGCTGGCGTTCGCCGCCGCGTTCGTGATCCGGATCCGCGCGTGGCCGGCCTTCGGGATCCGCGGCCCGGCCGTGCGCTGGTGGTTCATCGCTGGAGGACTGGGCTTGGGCGCGGTGGTGCTCGCCCAGGTCGCGTCCACGGCCGTGATCGCCCTGTTGGGCGATCGGGTCACCGATGTTCAGGAGGAGTACCGCGACGCCGCCTCCGCGGGACCGATCGCGCTGATCCTGCAACTGCTGTTCCTCGCCGTGCTCACACCGGTGGGCGAGGAGTTCGCCTTCCGCGGTGTCCTGACCAACGCGCTGTCGAGGTACGGCGCCTGGACGGCCGCCGTGCTCAGCACGCTCGTCTTCGCGGCGGTTCACGGGCTCAACATGTCGCTGGTGCCCGCAGTCATCGTCGGGAGCATCAACGCATTCCTGTTCCTGCGCACGAAGTCGGTGTGGCCCGGCGTGCTCGTCCATGTCATCAACAACGGGCTCAGCACCGTTCTCGT